A genomic region of Melanotaenia boesemani isolate fMelBoe1 chromosome 21, fMelBoe1.pri, whole genome shotgun sequence contains the following coding sequences:
- the rhot2 gene encoding mitochondrial Rho GTPase 2 isoform X1, with protein sequence MKQDVRILLLGEPKVGKTSLIMSLVGEEFPEVVPPRAEEITIPADVTPEKVPTHIVDYSEKEQSDEVLRDEIIKANVVCVVYDVTNEDTINRIKTKWIPFVNGDAEKGSKIPIILVGNKSDLRSGSSMETILPIMNQFSEIETCVECSAKNLKNISELFYYAQKAVLHPTAPLYDPEDKQLKPACVRALSRIFYVSDQDNDRILSDAELNSFQKSCFGNPLAPQALEDVKTVVWKNTSDGVQDNGLTLNGFLFLNTLFIQRGRHETTWTILRKFGYDDNLELTDDYLYPELRVPVGCTTELNHFGRQFLQRLFDKYDEDKDSALSPTELKNLFCVCPYMPWGADVFVTVPTTDEGYISNHGYHCQWVLSAYLDIHRCLEHLGYLGYPILTEQESQTAAVTVTREKEVDLEKRQTQRTVFLCKVIGPRGTGKTVFLQSFVGRHVLNKRNPSSAFSPYVINTVQVSNQEKYLILHEVDVETEFLKASDASCDVACLMYDISDPHSFDYCASIYKQHYMESNIPCVLVASKVDLPEVKQFHGMTPAEFCYKHRLPPPLPFSSLLLDSTSKNIYSRLAWAAMYPHLNGSDMSSTSFWLRVALGSAVVAVLGFAIYRAVARLK encoded by the exons ATGAAACAAGACGTCAGGATACTTCTGTTGGGGGAAC CCAAGGTGGGGAAGACCTCCCTAATCATGTCCCTGGTTGGAGAAGAGTTTCCAGAGGTG GTGCCCCCCAGAGCTGAGGAGATCACCATCCCTGCTGATGTAACTCCAGAGAAGGTGCCCACTCACATTGTGGACTACTCGG AAAAAGAGCAAAGCGATGAAGTCCTTAGAGATGAGATCATCAAG GCtaatgtggtgtgtgtggtgtatgATGTCACCAATGAGGATACAATAAATAGG ATTAAAACCAAATGGATACCCTTTGTAAATGGAGATGCTGAGAAAGGGAGCAA GATTCCTATCATCCTTGTGGGAAACAAATCTGATCTGCGTAGTGGAAGTTCAATGGAAACCATTCTTCCCATCATGAACCAGTTCTCTGAGATTGAGACGTGTGTTGAG tgttCTGCAAAAAACCTCAAAAACATTTCAGAGCTGTTCTACTATGCACAGAAGGCTGTCCTCCACCCTACTGCTCCTCTTTATGACCCTGAGGATAAACAG CTAAAACCAGCATGTGTTCGAGCCCTGAGCAGAATATTCTACGTTTCAGACCAGGATAATGACCGCATCCTCAGTGATGCTGAACTCAACAGCTTTCAG AAATCTTGTTTTGGAAATCCTCTAGCACCTCAAGCTTTGGAAGATGTGAAAACTGTAGTTTGGAAGAACACCAGTGATGGAGTACAAGACAATGGCCTGACCCTCAATG gttTCTTGTTTCTTAATACATTATTTATCCAAAGGGGCCGGCATGAAACCACGTGGACCATCCTCAGGAAGTTTGGTTACGACGACAACCTTGAGTTGACTGATGATTACCTTTACCCTGA ACTGCGAGTTCCTGTTGGCTGCACCACGGAGCTCAACCACTTTGGTCGCCAGTTCCTCCAGCGATTATTTGACAAGTATGATGAA GATAAGGACTCTGCCCTGTCACCAACAGAGCTTAAGAACCTGTTTTGCGTATGTCCTTATATGCCTTGGGGTGCAGATGTCTTTGTGACTGTACCAACCACAGACGAGGGCTATATTTCTAATCACGGTTACCACTGTCAGTGGGT GTTGTCTGCATACCTTGACATCCACCGTTGCCTGGAGCACCTAGGATACCTAGGCTACCCTATCCTCACTGAGCAGGAGTCACAGACTGCTGCAGTCACAG TGACACGGGAGAAAGAGGTGGATTTGGAAAAGCGGCAGACTCAGCGAACAGTGTTTCTCTGCAAGGTGATTGGACCACGAGGGACAGGGAAGACAGTCTTTCTCCAGTCCTTTGTGGGGCGCCACGTTCTG aataaaagaaatccCAGCAGTGCCTTCTCACCATATGTCATAAATACAGTCCAAGTCAGCAACCAGGAGAAATACCTCATT CTTCATGAGGTAGATGTGGAGACAGAGTTCCTGAAGGCATCAGACGCCTCCTGTGATGTCGCTTGTCTCATGTATGACATCAGTGACCCCCATTCTTTCGACTATTGTGCCAGTATATACAAG CAACATTACATGGAGAGCAACATCCCATGTGTGCTGGTTGCCTCCAAGGTGGACCTTCCTGAAGTCAAGCAGTTCCATGGGATGACTCCAGCAGAGTTCTGCTACAAACACCGTCTGCCTCCACCGCTGCCCTTCTCCAGCCTGTTACTCGACTCCACCAGCAAGAACATCTACTCCAGGCTTGCCTGGGCAGCAATGTACCC
- the rhot2 gene encoding mitochondrial Rho GTPase 2 isoform X2, which translates to MKQDVRILLLGEPKVGKTSLIMSLVGEEFPEVVPPRAEEITIPADVTPEKVPTHIVDYSEKEQSDEVLRDEIIKANVVCVVYDVTNEDTINRIKTKWIPFVNGDAEKGSKIPIILVGNKSDLRSGSSMETILPIMNQFSEIETCVECSAKNLKNISELFYYAQKAVLHPTAPLYDPEDKQLKPACVRALSRIFYVSDQDNDRILSDAELNSFQKSCFGNPLAPQALEDVKTVVWKNTSDGVQDNGLTLNGFLFLNTLFIQRGRHETTWTILRKFGYDDNLELTDDYLYPELRVPVGCTTELNHFGRQFLQRLFDKYDEDKDSALSPTELKNLFCVCPYMPWGADVFVTVPTTDEGYISNHGYHCQWVLSAYLDIHRCLEHLGYLGYPILTEQESQTAAVTVTREKEVDLEKRQTQRTVFLCKVIGPRGTGKTVFLQSFVGRHVLNKRNPSSAFSPYVINTVQVSNQEKYLILHEVDVETEFLKASDASCDVACLMYDISDPHSFDYCASIYKNAEGKRQRHQITN; encoded by the exons ATGAAACAAGACGTCAGGATACTTCTGTTGGGGGAAC CCAAGGTGGGGAAGACCTCCCTAATCATGTCCCTGGTTGGAGAAGAGTTTCCAGAGGTG GTGCCCCCCAGAGCTGAGGAGATCACCATCCCTGCTGATGTAACTCCAGAGAAGGTGCCCACTCACATTGTGGACTACTCGG AAAAAGAGCAAAGCGATGAAGTCCTTAGAGATGAGATCATCAAG GCtaatgtggtgtgtgtggtgtatgATGTCACCAATGAGGATACAATAAATAGG ATTAAAACCAAATGGATACCCTTTGTAAATGGAGATGCTGAGAAAGGGAGCAA GATTCCTATCATCCTTGTGGGAAACAAATCTGATCTGCGTAGTGGAAGTTCAATGGAAACCATTCTTCCCATCATGAACCAGTTCTCTGAGATTGAGACGTGTGTTGAG tgttCTGCAAAAAACCTCAAAAACATTTCAGAGCTGTTCTACTATGCACAGAAGGCTGTCCTCCACCCTACTGCTCCTCTTTATGACCCTGAGGATAAACAG CTAAAACCAGCATGTGTTCGAGCCCTGAGCAGAATATTCTACGTTTCAGACCAGGATAATGACCGCATCCTCAGTGATGCTGAACTCAACAGCTTTCAG AAATCTTGTTTTGGAAATCCTCTAGCACCTCAAGCTTTGGAAGATGTGAAAACTGTAGTTTGGAAGAACACCAGTGATGGAGTACAAGACAATGGCCTGACCCTCAATG gttTCTTGTTTCTTAATACATTATTTATCCAAAGGGGCCGGCATGAAACCACGTGGACCATCCTCAGGAAGTTTGGTTACGACGACAACCTTGAGTTGACTGATGATTACCTTTACCCTGA ACTGCGAGTTCCTGTTGGCTGCACCACGGAGCTCAACCACTTTGGTCGCCAGTTCCTCCAGCGATTATTTGACAAGTATGATGAA GATAAGGACTCTGCCCTGTCACCAACAGAGCTTAAGAACCTGTTTTGCGTATGTCCTTATATGCCTTGGGGTGCAGATGTCTTTGTGACTGTACCAACCACAGACGAGGGCTATATTTCTAATCACGGTTACCACTGTCAGTGGGT GTTGTCTGCATACCTTGACATCCACCGTTGCCTGGAGCACCTAGGATACCTAGGCTACCCTATCCTCACTGAGCAGGAGTCACAGACTGCTGCAGTCACAG TGACACGGGAGAAAGAGGTGGATTTGGAAAAGCGGCAGACTCAGCGAACAGTGTTTCTCTGCAAGGTGATTGGACCACGAGGGACAGGGAAGACAGTCTTTCTCCAGTCCTTTGTGGGGCGCCACGTTCTG aataaaagaaatccCAGCAGTGCCTTCTCACCATATGTCATAAATACAGTCCAAGTCAGCAACCAGGAGAAATACCTCATT CTTCATGAGGTAGATGTGGAGACAGAGTTCCTGAAGGCATCAGACGCCTCCTGTGATGTCGCTTGTCTCATGTATGACATCAGTGACCCCCATTCTTTCGACTATTGTGCCAGTATATACAAG AATGCTGAAGGAAAGAGACAAAGACACCAGATCACCAACTGA